TTTCTGAAGAGGATATGGCAACCTTGAAGAGTATGGAAAAGATCAAAGATTATGGTGACGCCAGCATATTCCCTGTATACAAGTGATGCTGGCATTTAATAGTTAGATTCAATCAAAGCCACCCTTTTCCAGGAAAGGGTGGCTTTACTTATTGTCATGATCGATTGCACGCGAAGTTGCAACTAAAGCGGCAGATCTGGCGTCTTAGTGTGAAAGTTTTTACCCTTCAACTACTGCTTTACAAAAATGAGCGCCGCTCGAGGCGGCGCTGGTGGAGTACATTACGGGTTTCCACCTTCTTTTCGATTCACCCCGAGCTTTGCCATCCGGCTCCTTAATGTGCTTGGATTGATACGAAGCAACTCTGCCGCGCCACCGGTTCCGTTAATCTTTCCCTTTGTGAATGTAATGACTTTTCTGATGTGATGGGCCATGGCCTCGTCGAGGCTTTCAGGTTTTTCGAGTTCCTGATTCACATTTGATGAAGGTGGCTCTTTCTGGGGAGATAAGGGGGGCAACAGCGATTCAAAGCTAAGAGAACCTCCTCTGTGGCGGATTAGTTCACGTTCCACAATATTTTGCAGTTCCCGCACGTTTCCAGGCCAGTCGCAGATCATGAGGCGCTCCAAAGCGCCCAATGCAATGGCTGGCACCTCCGTCAGTCCAAGTTCCCTGCTCTTTACCTGCACCAAGTGCCTAGCCAGTGCCGGGATATCCTCACGGCGCTGCCTTAGTGGGGGGATAAAAATAGGGAAGACATTTATTCGAAACCAAAGATCTTCTCGAAAATGACCTTCCGTGATCATTTGTTCAAGATTCCTGTTGGTTGCAGCGATGATCCTGATGTTGATCGGAATAGGTTTGGCCCCTCCCACTCGTTCAAGCTCGCGGTTCTGTAGCACCCGCAACAGTTTTACCTGAGCCTGGAGCGGGAGTTCCCCAATCTCGTCCAAAAAAAGTGTCCCGCCGTTAGCACGCTCAAAACGCCCTCGTTTTTCCGCAACTGCCCCGGTAAAGGCCCCCTTTTCGTGCCCGAAAAGCTCGCTGTCGATTAGTGTATCTGCGATGGCTCCGCAATTGACCTTGACAAAGGGACCGCTACTACGCGTCGATCCATAGTGGATGGCGTTTGCAATGACTTCTTTGCCGACGCCGGTCTCTCCAAGCAGCAGAACGGTATTGTTGAGTGGAGCCACTTGCCGGACCTGTTCCATCACGTTACGCAGGCCGCTCTGCTCTCCCACGATGTCGCCGCCATCAGAACCGGGAGAGAGTTCCCTTTGCAGGAAACGATTGTCATCAAGAAGTACATCTCGCAAGTGCAGCAACTCCTCGTGAGCAAGGGCGTTTGATAAGGCGATGGCTATCGGTTCAGCAACCAGGCGAATCAGGTCCGCATGTTCCTTACGGTAAACTCTGTCACCATTAGCCCTTAGAATGAGAACCCCAACCTTTTTGCCCTCGATGTGCAATGGCAGTGATAAATCTGATTTCCCTTCGTTTTTGGTGAGTGCGGCAATTTTTCTCACTATGGGATCTTTGTTTGTGGAGTCTACGATTACCGGTTCGTGGACACTTTGAGCCCAAAACCAGACCTCCTCAGGAAGCGGTATGATCTCTGCCGGCTTGGGGGAAACATCGACGGTCACATCAGCAATGCGTCGTATGGCTCCCAATTGCAAGTCGAGGATATCGAGAAAGATCTCATCGACCGGCAGAACTCCTCGTAGGTATAAGAAGCAGCGTTGAATCGCGATATTGATATCCAGGCTGCTGCAAAACCTTAGCGTTACTTCGCGAAAGAATTCTTCATGTTTAACTTTCATGGGACACGCTCCTCTCGATATATCGATAAAATACATACGGTATCGAAATGTCACAACAAAAATATCTAAATATCGATATTAGCATTGCTTTTCAATCGCAACAAATTGATTTTATTTAATTTATTTTTTGGCACACTTTGCGCAGACATACAAAGTAAACTGCAAAAAGGAGGCAACCATGGCCAACATTCTTTACATTACCTGTAACCTGAAACCTCGCGAACAATCGCGTAGTCTCACCATCGGTAATGAATTCCTGAAAAGGTACTCGGAACGTCATCCGGAAGACAGGATAGACTTTCTGGACCTCTACCGCGACCCAATCCAGCGCATTGATACCGATGTGCTCAACGGCTGGGGAAAGCTGCGCACCGGTGCTTCCTTTGATTTGTTATCAGAGGACGAAGTGCGCAAAATCGGCAGGATTGGAGCACTTGCAGACCAGTTCGTGGCCACAGACAAGTACGTTTTTGTAACGCCAATGTGGAACCTGGGATTCCCGGCGGAGCTGAAGATGTATATCGATACGGTTTGCGTGGTTGGGAAGACCTTTACCTACACAGAGAGCGGAGCGGTAGGACTTTTGCGTGGCATGGGCAAGAAGTGCCTCCATATCCATTCCTGCGGCGGATTTCACTGCGGCTCCGCCGATGACCACTCGGTACCCTATCTGAAGTCGGTGATGAACTTCATGGGGATTGAAGATTTCAGGTCGGTTGTGGTGGAAGGGATGGACGCGCTGCCGCATAGAGCAGAAGAATTCATGGACAAGGCGCTGGCAGAAAGCCGGGAAGCAGCCGCCCTGTTTTGACATAGGGCGAACTAGCTGAATACTACTGGGAACAACCTCCCACCCCGATGGAGTGCTTTCATCTTGTTAATTTACAGGAGGAATACATGGAAGAGATTCGTAGAAGTTATTGCGGTCTTTGTCATCCGCGATGCGGCACCTTGTTACACATGGACAACAACCAGGTTGTAAAAGTTACGGGCGATCCACAGCACCCAATCTCTCGTGGAGCAATCTGCGAACGCGGCCGATTTATGGTCGAACACCTCTATCATCCGCAGCGCTTGAACTACCCCTTGAAAAGAAT
Above is a window of Trichlorobacter lovleyi SZ DNA encoding:
- a CDS encoding sigma-54 interaction domain-containing protein — translated: MKVKHEEFFREVTLRFCSSLDINIAIQRCFLYLRGVLPVDEIFLDILDLQLGAIRRIADVTVDVSPKPAEIIPLPEEVWFWAQSVHEPVIVDSTNKDPIVRKIAALTKNEGKSDLSLPLHIEGKKVGVLILRANGDRVYRKEHADLIRLVAEPIAIALSNALAHEELLHLRDVLLDDNRFLQRELSPGSDGGDIVGEQSGLRNVMEQVRQVAPLNNTVLLLGETGVGKEVIANAIHYGSTRSSGPFVKVNCGAIADTLIDSELFGHEKGAFTGAVAEKRGRFERANGGTLFLDEIGELPLQAQVKLLRVLQNRELERVGGAKPIPINIRIIAATNRNLEQMITEGHFREDLWFRINVFPIFIPPLRQRREDIPALARHLVQVKSRELGLTEVPAIALGALERLMICDWPGNVRELQNIVERELIRHRGGSLSFESLLPPLSPQKEPPSSNVNQELEKPESLDEAMAHHIRKVITFTKGKINGTGGAAELLRINPSTLRSRMAKLGVNRKEGGNP
- a CDS encoding FMN-dependent NADH-azoreductase, encoding MANILYITCNLKPREQSRSLTIGNEFLKRYSERHPEDRIDFLDLYRDPIQRIDTDVLNGWGKLRTGASFDLLSEDEVRKIGRIGALADQFVATDKYVFVTPMWNLGFPAELKMYIDTVCVVGKTFTYTESGAVGLLRGMGKKCLHIHSCGGFHCGSADDHSVPYLKSVMNFMGIEDFRSVVVEGMDALPHRAEEFMDKALAESREAAALF